The Cyclopterus lumpus isolate fCycLum1 chromosome 1, fCycLum1.pri, whole genome shotgun sequence sequence tcagtttggCAGTTGGTAGTCTGGCCAATCAGCAAACAGTAGAAAGTAGTTTAGATGCTGGCGACAACCAGCAGCAGCGCTGTAGTGTGATTTGCATTTACTGGTTGTTTTTATTCAGGAGGTTAACAGACTTCATGAACAGTCAAGATGTTCATATGTATACTAAGTTTCAGAAGCTGCAAATTTACTAAAACTTGTTTCAGTGGATAGTTTGGTTGATATGGGAGGTTTCAAGGACAGCAGACATGTGTTACTAGTTTGTAACCTGAGTTAAAATCCATGTACAGCCCAGGTAGTGTTTGTACACTCATACTTTAATGGCATAACGTCACTTCCCAGGATCGGGTGCCTAATGTCATGTAACAGTGTACATTACATACTGGtagaacttttatttttatttattgtttactgATCCTTGGGACTCCCCTAGGTGCATGAAGGTTTATCGGTGAAGAAGAGGTCACAATCTCCTGTCATTTGGTGAAATGTTGATCCAATTGCGAATACATGTTAGTGTAGTGTAAAACTAGTCACAGTTATAATGACTCAGTAGGGTTGGCGGGCATACCTCGGCAGGATTGTTTGCTGTGCGTCAAAGCTTGTGTTGCAGTAAGCAAATCAGCTACAGTTGGATATGTGAAAATGAGAATATGTGTGTCTGGGAAGTGTTGTTATTTACGGTCTCCTTGTATCATCCAATTTGTGGCATGTTTGGCTTGTGTCCCAGAGTCGTAAAGACAGACAAGCTCCTGAAGGAGGGCCTATTAGTGCTATAGCTAAATGTAATAATCTCTTGTCTTTCGTTTCTCCAGTCCCACCCCAATGTATCCTCCCACATACCTGGAGCCCGGAATGGGGTAAGACTGCATTGTTTCCCATATCTCTTAAAGGGTGTGAAAATGGCATGAATAACACAAGCAAAGATAAGGTTGTGGGAAGTTGTGCTCTTATCTCACGTTTaagatattttgtatttaatctgACAAAGCTGAACTAGATAGTGAAACAGCCCTCAACGTATGGAAGCTGTGAGAGCTTTACCAATACTGTGATCAGGATGATTTGCTAACTGTTCTCGACCCCTgtcctgcttttgttttgtcctcctttctttctatGATTGACTAGGCGGCACACACCATACGGCAACCAGACAGACTACAGAATATTTGAACTCAACAAACGACTACAAAACTGGACAGAGGTTTggaggcacacacatgcacactcaacAACAACCCAATAATTGTGCTGTTCACTGATTATGTTTCCTCTCTACATACATAGGAGTGTGATAACCTGTGGTGGGATGCATTTACTACAGAGTTCTTTGAAGATGATGCCATGTTGACCATCACTTTCTGTCTGGAGGATGGGCCCAAACGTTACAGTAAGAAACAAAGTCACTAGAACATATTAGGGTTCTAAAAAATCCCGTTTCATGCATATGCCGCCCCTTTAATCCAAAATCCCTCAGTCCCAAATGGACTGTGTACTATGATTTAACAATTCCTTCCTGTCTAATGCCTGTTatgctttctttcctcctctgaagCAATTGGCCGGACGTTGATTCCGAGGTACTTTCGGAGTATATTCGAAGGCGGTGCCACTGAGCTCTACTATGTGCTGAAACATCCCAAGGAGTCCTTCCACAATAACTTTGTCTCCCTTGACTGCGATCAGTGCACCATGGTCACCCAGAATGGAAAGCCCATGttcacacaggtgtgtgtttgtgtcttttagcTTGTGATTCCTAAACGCAAATATTTGAAATGAGTTGTGAACAACTTTTTCCCTCCGATACTACCATATGGTTGCATTCTATAAAACCTAAGTCTAAGCCTCCTGGCAAGATATTGGCAAGCCACTTAATAGATCGGAAGCTTTTCTTTAGCATTTTTAACACCCTGACTTACAACTCTAGTCTTAAACATGTCATCGTTTTTTATTATCTGTGGACAGCGGTGCAGCTTTAACCAGTTTCTGCATAGATTACATGTAGTTCAAACACTGTATGCTGACGTGACTCCTTTGAACTGCCATAGGTGTGTGTAGAAGGGCGCTTGTACCTGGAGTTCATGTTTGACGACATGATGAGGATAAAGACGTGGCACTTCAGCATCAGACAACACCGTGAACTCATCCCCCGCAGTATACTAGCCATGCATGTGAGTGGATGCAGAGGAGAGTGGGACTGGCGACATATTTTACAGATGTAAATAAAGATGTGCGTGAGTGTCAATTTTGTAATCTGTCCCCTATTGATTCCCCAGGCCCAGGACCCACAGATGCTGGACCAGTTGTCCAAAAACATAACAAGATGTGGCCTGTCGAACTCCACCCTTAACTACCTCCGAgtaagagacacacacaaacacacacacacacacacagaggatacATGACTGAGGggggatgttgtgtgtgtgtgtgatatggtGAACAATGGAGTCTCCAGACTTGATCCTCCTCGCCTGcaacatttgacctttttcatGGTGTTCCAGTACGTTCAATTGTCTTTTTTAAGTACAAAAATGGTCTGAAACCGTCCACCACTGGAATCTATTTCTACAAATGGTGTAATACTAATGATATTAGTGTAGCATAATCAtggttaaaaagagaaaaatatacatgaaaaacaataaagctGCCAGTATCTGAATGTTTGAATATCAACGTTATGAACAAAGCTTCAAACTATTGGTTACAGTCCTGCTTTAATTGTTGAGGCAGTGACGGTAATGTGAGGAGAGTTGTAGTAAGCTAAGTGGGCCCTTGGGTGTATCCTGTGTTCCATTAACAAACACAGGAGGCTGCACAGGTTCAACTGGAACTGCAGCTTCATTGTTCTGGTGTACAGACACTACAAAAGTCACAACCGCATGTGGGCAAATGTAAAAGGTGTGGAAATTGGTCTCACTTGAGCCATGTTTCTTTGATCATTGTTTGGGACCTGCATTTTAAGTTTACAGATGAAGTAATTTATGCTGAACCCCGACTGGCCATGATGGTGCTTGCTTAAACACTAATCTTAAACCTGTTTCCTGACTTTTTGTTCCCgcctgcagctgtgtgtgatcCTGGAGCCCATGCAGGAGCTGATGTCCAGACACAAGACATACAGCCTCAGCCCCAGAGACTGCCTCAAGACCTGTCTCTTCCAGAAATGGCAGAGGATGGTGGCACCACCAGGTAATTGAACAACATGGACCGATTAAAGGCACACGCAACTGTGTTGCTTCAAATATATCTGTAACTCTCGGAACATCCCTTCTCTGTAGCTGAGCCTTCAAGACAGGCACCAAACAAAAGGCGGAAGCGTAAGATGTCAGGTGGCAGCACCATCAGCGGAGGAGGTGGAactaataacaacaacaacaacaaaaagaagagccCAGGCAGTGGCTTCCCTCTGTCCAGCCAAGTTCCAGTGAGTACATCGTTGCTTTCTAGTGCCAGCACTCTGCTATTACACTGTCGACAAACATGACGACTACGTAATCGTTGATTAACGGCTGCATCGATTCATCGAGGTCACTCCAGTCTCCACTAAAACAATATATTGATTGATCTGCAGGATGTGATGGTGGTTGGAGAGCCCACGCTGATGGGAGGGGAGTTTGGTGACGAGGACGAGCGTCTGATAACACGGCTGGAGAACACACAGTTTGACGCGGCCAATGGCATTGACGACGAGGACAGCTTCAACAACTCTCCGGCGCTTGGCTCCAACTCGCCCTGGAACAACAAGGCCCCCTCCAGCCAAGAGAGCAAGAGCGACAACCCCACCTCACAGGCATCGCAGTAGAGCCCAGAGCCCTGCAACCTCAACACAAACCCCTCCCTGCCACTCCTCAGACGCCACCCCGACAGCCACGAGTGCAACCGCAGCAGTCCATCCATCACATTcagttcaaacacacacacacacacacacacacacacacacacacacaggtggccCGCAGGAGCTCAGCATGTCTCAGACAATGTGACTGAGCCATTGCTGTGACTCCCCCATATTTCGGCACTGCGCCGCACCTCTGTCTCCCTTTTCCTCATCTCGCACTCAAAATGTCCCATCTGCTCTTGCAAATTTTCAGTTTGGACAGCGACCAGGTAGATGTGACTGAGGAGGCGCAGGGGTTTAATCCAGAGGAGAACTGTGCACACTAAACTATCCATACTGAAGTTCACATGAAGGGCGGGGGTAGAGGGGATGGTGGCATCGGGGCTTCGAGATGGTGGCGAGTTGCTTAGGGACCACTTGTCCACCCGTCCTCTAAACATGGCTCTcaattctgctctgctctgttgAGGCACAAGTCACTCGTAATGTTTGTTAATagagtatatgtgtgtgcgcgtgtgtgaaatgtgtgagGAGCGAAAAGAGGCAGTCTGATCTTATTTGTGGCTTTGCTAAAGCAGACGGACCATAATTTAGAGTCTGTGTATAAAACCATTGAAATTAACACACTAGTAGGAGGGTTGAAATGTGGCACTAgggaaacagacacacaccgatacataaacacacaaatcagcATAATGATTGAAGGATTTTGAGTCCCATAGGGCCAGAGCCATCTCTGATGAGACTACAATGGATGCAGTCGTTCAAACAGAGAGCatttgcaacacacacacgcacatacacacagctacacattttaagagtttttatacagtatatatttccctagaatgttttttaatttgtattaaacGCCTTCATTTCAAttgttacttttttattttctaccaATACTGAAAAGCTACAGACCAAGGAGCAACACAGGACTTTTATCCCTTCCCCCTCTAAAATATATGGTTTTTATCTTTTATGTttataaaagagaaataatttagtgtggatgtttttattttgtcttttcgtTCCTTTTTTggagatttacatttttgtgtatttgtgcttgTATATTTAAGGTAGTAGCAAAGTTCTGTCTGactgtaataaaatgtattcttaCTTAGATTTACCTAAAGCCATCCCGATCTaatgtaaagaaacaaaaataggAAAAAGGTGAAAAAACACTCATGAGCCCGTCCCCTCtatcgtcccccccccccatcctcctttTTATAACTtgtgtaaattaaattacaaaaccTCCGGGGGTACAATGGCACCATGGAGAGAtcatttaacttttattttatttattttggaaattttGGGATTCACACATGTATTTCATCTATACAGGAAGTGATTTTTCACTTAACATCACAATTTTGTGTACTGCAACTTTCAACTTGATGTCAAGTGAATGTGCTCACTGAATTTAAGCTAAATGGTgaatttcatatttcatcactttttttggTCTAAATTGCCTTCATTGGTGTCTTTCATAACCAACAGCATGATACCATCAAACATCTTCTAAAGCCAGCTTATCATTAAGTTCAGTCTTCATATTGGGTAGCAATGCTGTCTGTAAAGTCTGATGAAACAGCTGAAgcgctgtttgttttgtacatttcCATTTCCTTACAGTTGATTCCAGCAACCGTTATGAGTTTGAATG is a genomic window containing:
- the LOC117738386 gene encoding LIM domain-binding protein 1 isoform X1 is translated as MSEQLETEGGCSSKSFKLYSPKEPPNGSTFPPFHPGTMLDRDVGPTPMYPPTYLEPGMGRHTPYGNQTDYRIFELNKRLQNWTEECDNLWWDAFTTEFFEDDAMLTITFCLEDGPKRYTIGRTLIPRYFRSIFEGGATELYYVLKHPKESFHNNFVSLDCDQCTMVTQNGKPMFTQVCVEGRLYLEFMFDDMMRIKTWHFSIRQHRELIPRSILAMHAQDPQMLDQLSKNITRCGLSNSTLNYLRLCVILEPMQELMSRHKTYSLSPRDCLKTCLFQKWQRMVAPPAEPSRQAPNKRRKRKMSGGSTISGGGGTNNNNNNKKKSPGSGFPLSSQVPDVMVVGEPTLMGGEFGDEDERLITRLENTQFDAANGIDDEDSFNNSPALGSNSPWNNKAPSSQESKSDNPTSQASQ
- the LOC117738386 gene encoding LIM domain-binding protein 1 isoform X2; amino-acid sequence: MSVGGCACPGCSSKSFKLYSPKEPPNGSTFPPFHPGTMLDRDVGPTPMYPPTYLEPGMGRHTPYGNQTDYRIFELNKRLQNWTEECDNLWWDAFTTEFFEDDAMLTITFCLEDGPKRYTIGRTLIPRYFRSIFEGGATELYYVLKHPKESFHNNFVSLDCDQCTMVTQNGKPMFTQVCVEGRLYLEFMFDDMMRIKTWHFSIRQHRELIPRSILAMHAQDPQMLDQLSKNITRCGLSNSTLNYLRLCVILEPMQELMSRHKTYSLSPRDCLKTCLFQKWQRMVAPPAEPSRQAPNKRRKRKMSGGSTISGGGGTNNNNNNKKKSPGSGFPLSSQVPDVMVVGEPTLMGGEFGDEDERLITRLENTQFDAANGIDDEDSFNNSPALGSNSPWNNKAPSSQESKSDNPTSQASQ
- the LOC117738386 gene encoding LIM domain-binding protein 1 isoform X3, producing the protein MLDRDVGPTPMYPPTYLEPGMGRHTPYGNQTDYRIFELNKRLQNWTEECDNLWWDAFTTEFFEDDAMLTITFCLEDGPKRYTIGRTLIPRYFRSIFEGGATELYYVLKHPKESFHNNFVSLDCDQCTMVTQNGKPMFTQVCVEGRLYLEFMFDDMMRIKTWHFSIRQHRELIPRSILAMHAQDPQMLDQLSKNITRCGLSNSTLNYLRLCVILEPMQELMSRHKTYSLSPRDCLKTCLFQKWQRMVAPPAEPSRQAPNKRRKRKMSGGSTISGGGGTNNNNNNKKKSPGSGFPLSSQVPDVMVVGEPTLMGGEFGDEDERLITRLENTQFDAANGIDDEDSFNNSPALGSNSPWNNKAPSSQESKSDNPTSQASQ